GCCGTCACCGGAAGCGGCATGGCAGCGCTGGCAGAGGGCCATATAGAGGTGTTTGGCGAGAGGGTCTGTCACAGCGCCATGATCGCTATGGCCGTTCTCTTCCTCGGTGGCATGCAGCAAGACCGGGCCGATCGCCTCGGTCGTCAGCATCTGCAGCAACTGGCCCCGCTCTGCTTCACTCAGGAGGATCGTCGGCATGACGGCGCCGGGGATGAGCCGGGCCGGGTTGGCGAGGAACGCACTGAGGAAATCGGCGCTGCGCTGGGCGCCGATATAGGTCAGGTCCGGTGCGATGCGCCCGTCCTCCTCACCGAACTGATGGCAGGCCAGACACCTCTTGCGCTGCAGGATTGCTTCGTCGGCGGCGGTGGGCAACTGCGGCAGGGTAACCCGGCCGCCCTGCACCTGCATAGGGGTGGCGTACAGGGGATCTTTGACCCGGCTTTTCAGAAAATAGCTGAGTTGTGCAACCTGCCCGCCGGAGAGGGGAAATCGCGGCATGATCGAGTTCGCCGGCTCCTTCTTTGGCTCACGGATCGACTCCTCTAGCTGTGCGAGCCCCAGATAAGAGCCGACGGCGCTCAAGTCTGGTCCAAAGCGCCCTCCCTGGCCCAGACCGGCGACATGGTGACAGGTGTCGCAGGCCTTTTCCAGAAAGATCCGATACCCACGCCAAGCTGGCTCAGCCCCGGGGAGAGGCCCAAGCTCGTGGCAGCGGTAGCAGTTTGCCTGCAGTTCCTTTCCCTTCAGCACGGTGCGTGCCCCCAACCCGGGGAGACCGTGGGATATTTGTGCGTCCAGCGCCATTCCTTCGCCGAGGTGACAGCCGGTGCAGCCGAGCTTTTCCGCCGAGTGGGGAGCGATGTCCGGATGACCGTGGTGAGCGTGCTTCCCGGCCGCAACCGCCAGGCCGCCGCCGGGGTGACAGGTGGTGCAGTGCTCCCGCTGCGGCCGGCCGCCGAGGTTGACGGTGATGTCGGCGATCAGTCCGTGGTGATGGTGAGGGTCTCTCTCCCAGCCGAAATAAAGTACGGCCAGGGCGGAGAGGCAAGCCAGCAGGGCCGCCACCGTCAGCAGGCGGTTGATCCAGAAGGGAGGTTTTTGGGCTTTATCGCTCACGCCGAAACTCCGAGATGGTTGCTGCGCAACTTTCACGAGCTGTGCCAAGGGAATTACTGCCAAGTGTAGCCAGTTCTTGGGGCTTTGACCATTCAGTTTCTTCAGGGTTAGCCAGAGGATCGTTCTGTACAGATTGGACAAGCTGATGGGCTCCAGCCGAGCTGGCATGGAACATGCTAAAATAACAGAAAGCTTAATAGATTTCTGGAAAGGAGGTGAAGCAGATGAAACATACCCTGTCCATACTGCTGGCCATGCTGTTCACCCTGTCGCTTGCAGCCTGTGCGACGCCGGCACACAAGCATTCCTACCAGTCAGTCAAGTGCCCATCCTGCGGATATCAATTCGATAGTCCGGCCGAAAAATAGGGTGGCGACCAAGCAGTCTCATGCGCAAGGGCTGGCTTTCGGCTACCCTTGCGCATTGTCATTATAGGGCCGAAGTGTTGGGGGCTGTGCCGAGGTTGTTCAAACTGAGGAATCCGGGGAGCCCCTAATTTTCCTAATGGCTCAAGAGGATGGCGGATATTCTTTTCTCCATTGTAGAATATTCATCATTGCGGGGGCGGGCAACCAGGAGGCAAAGTTGGTAGGACAGTAGGGGGCTGTCTGACAAGTCACTACTGGCAGGACAATTTTAGCCGTTCGAAATTGCCGTCACTTTTACGACACCTTCCAAGGGCCATTCTGATCGCCAGATTAAGTGGCCCTTTCGTCGGCCAGGAGTTAGCGACGGAAAGAACGGTTGCGACTTACGATAGCTTGAGTTAATGTGTTCATGTCGGGCAGGCCCCACCCCCCTCCGGGGCCAATGCGGGAAGAAATTGCGGACGGTGTCCGCAGGTTGCCCCGCCCCGGTGTTTTCTTGTGTCCTGATGACATGTAGTATACTCAGGTCCTGCTGGTCCCCCTAATTGCGTGCCCATCCCCTTTCAATGAAAAACCACCCAGTTCCTTCTTGCCTGTCCTTACCCTGGCGCGCGCTGGCAATGGCGCTGTTCTGCATCCTGGTCTGGGGGCTGTCTTATCCGGTCACCCGGGCTGCGGTGCAGGAGATCCCGCCTCTGTCCTTGGCCTTTGCCCGATTTTCCCTGGCCGCCTGCCTGGTCTGGCCCCTTACCCGTAAGTTCCCGAAACGGATTGACCGTCAGGACCGGTTTTCGATCTGCTGTTTGGGCATTGCCGGCGTATCCCTTTACTTTGGCTTTGAAAACTATGGTCTCAAATACACAACGGCCTCCCACGCTGCCCTGATCATCGCCACAATACCCCTTTTCACGGAAATGGTCGTGGCGATTCGCAGCCGTCGCCGACCGGCTACGCGTGTGTGGCTCGGGTCCTTCGTCGCACTTGGGGGAGTGGCGGTGCTGATCGGCCCGGGGGAGGGCGGAGCGACCCTGCTCGGCGACGTGCTGATGTTCGGTGCCGTCGCCGCCTGGGTCTGGTATTCCTTCCTGGTGGAGCGTCTGGCAGGACGCTACCCGAACCTGCAGCTTACCCAGGCCATTCTGGTGGTCGGAACCGTCAGCTTTTTCCCCGGCGCCGTTGCTGAAATGATGCTTACCCCCATCCCCTGGCCTTCTTCGGCAGCCTTGGGAGGCGTGGTATTTCTCGGTGTGTTCTGCTCGGCCCTCGGCTATCATCTCTGGAATCAGGCGATTCCTGCGCTGGGTGTTTCAGCGACCAACAACCTTCTCTATGTACTTCCTCTGGTCGGGGTTTCGGGTGGCATTGTGATGCTTGGCGAACCCCTCAGTGCCGGGGTGGTTGTCGGTGGCTCGATGGTACTTGGTGGCGTTTGTCTTGCCAGTCGGCTGGAGAAGACGGCTTCCGCTTCAGGCAGGTCGACAGGGAAGGATGCCCCACCCTGACTTGGTTCTGTGAAGCTCTGGGGGGGCAGGAACCATCGACTTTGGTAATTCACCCACCTCAGTTTGGCAGGGGGAATTCTGAGGCGTCAGCTTGGATGGGCCTTTTTCGTAATGCGGGATATTGGGAGCACTTTCCGCGCGATTATGGCGTGCTTGCCGATCCTGGAGCGGTACAAAATCATGCTGATACTTGCGCCATTGTGTTAGGTACGCCGTACTGACAACAATGGCATTCGGATCGACTAGGTGCCTCTGACTTTTTTGGTTATATATCCATGACAGGACTGCTGTGTGTTGGTTGATGTGCGTTATCTAATTGTGCAGACGGAAAACCCGTTGTATTATTGACGGCAACCATCAGCACGGTCCAGCACTTGATGCAGGAGGCATACAATGTTAAAAAATGTCAGTTTTTTGGGGTTGGGTACGGTCGGCAAACATATGGCCACCAACCTGCTCAAAGGGAACTACAATCTGACCATCTACGATTCGGACCCAACGGTTGTAGCAGAACTGGTCAAACTGGGCGCCAAGAGGGCCGGCTCGCCGCGCGAGGCGGTCAAGGGCGCTGACGCGGTGATTCACATCCGCCCCGAGAAGGAACGACTACGCCCGGACATTTACGGCCCCGACGGCATCTTCGCCGGTATCGACCCCGGCACAATCCTGATCGATATGGGTACACATTCCCTAGAGAGTACAATCGAAATTGCCGAGGAGGCCGCCAAGCACCGAGTCAGGTTCCTCGACGCGCCGGTCTGGGGTACTAAGGAACATGCCGCCAACGGTATGCTCACCATCCTGGTCGGGGGTGACCAGACCCTGCTGGCAAGCTGCCGCGAGCTCTTCTCCTACTTCGGTTTGAGCATCATCCACGTTGGTGGCATCGGCGACGGTACGCGTATGAAATTCATAGTCAACCTGGTCCAGGCCCAATTAATGGAGGCCCTCGCTGAATCGGTCGTGTTCGGCGAGAAGCTTGGCTTCAGCATTGACAAAATTCTCGAAGTCTTCAATTCCGGCGGGGTCGCCTCTCCACTCTTCCACACCAGCGGCCGCACCATCGCACGCGGCGACTTCACCCGCAACCTGGCGCTCAAGTACGTGCACGAACATCTTGAGTTGGTGCTTGAGCAGGCTAAAAAGCTCGGGCTCGACCTGCCAGCCGGAAAAGTGGCCTGCCAAAGCTATGCGCAGGCGGTCAAGGACGGGCGTGGCGAAGAAGACTTCTCGGCGGTGGTCAAGGTGCTGCGAAAGTAGCGGTTAACAAACATGAAATAACAGGGGCGCCGGTGGTTATGTACGCCCCTGTTTCTTTTTCTTTCCTCCATCAGACATTGGAACGGCC
The nucleotide sequence above comes from Desulfuromonadales bacterium. Encoded proteins:
- a CDS encoding DMT family transporter — protein: MALFCILVWGLSYPVTRAAVQEIPPLSLAFARFSLAACLVWPLTRKFPKRIDRQDRFSICCLGIAGVSLYFGFENYGLKYTTASHAALIIATIPLFTEMVVAIRSRRRPATRVWLGSFVALGGVAVLIGPGEGGATLLGDVLMFGAVAAWVWYSFLVERLAGRYPNLQLTQAILVVGTVSFFPGAVAEMMLTPIPWPSSAALGGVVFLGVFCSALGYHLWNQAIPALGVSATNNLLYVLPLVGVSGGIVMLGEPLSAGVVVGGSMVLGGVCLASRLEKTASASGRSTGKDAPP
- a CDS encoding c-type cytochrome, translated to MSDKAQKPPFWINRLLTVAALLACLSALAVLYFGWERDPHHHHGLIADITVNLGGRPQREHCTTCHPGGGLAVAAGKHAHHGHPDIAPHSAEKLGCTGCHLGEGMALDAQISHGLPGLGARTVLKGKELQANCYRCHELGPLPGAEPAWRGYRIFLEKACDTCHHVAGLGQGGRFGPDLSAVGSYLGLAQLEESIREPKKEPANSIMPRFPLSGGQVAQLSYFLKSRVKDPLYATPMQVQGGRVTLPQLPTAADEAILQRKRCLACHQFGEEDGRIAPDLTYIGAQRSADFLSAFLANPARLIPGAVMPTILLSEAERGQLLQMLTTEAIGPVLLHATEEENGHSDHGAVTDPLAKHLYMALCQRCHAASGDGHGPIQPNLAGFPRAFKENSEFFRRLDDDRLARNIEKGIPGTSMPPYGRLLEPESRERLLDLLFSAFIDVARHDKAELQPLPARASATQPAAKADMIYDKLCLRCHGIAGTGTGPEHLQHLPRPRNLTNRPYFAALADDRIARAIADGIPGTAMPVFRQALKSEELWAMVEKVRTFSGGME
- a CDS encoding NAD(P)-dependent oxidoreductase; translated protein: MLKNVSFLGLGTVGKHMATNLLKGNYNLTIYDSDPTVVAELVKLGAKRAGSPREAVKGADAVIHIRPEKERLRPDIYGPDGIFAGIDPGTILIDMGTHSLESTIEIAEEAAKHRVRFLDAPVWGTKEHAANGMLTILVGGDQTLLASCRELFSYFGLSIIHVGGIGDGTRMKFIVNLVQAQLMEALAESVVFGEKLGFSIDKILEVFNSGGVASPLFHTSGRTIARGDFTRNLALKYVHEHLELVLEQAKKLGLDLPAGKVACQSYAQAVKDGRGEEDFSAVVKVLRK